The DNA sequence AGTAGTATTCCACCGCAAACTCCAGGTACTTGTATTCGGTGCGGCAGGCCACAAACTGCCGGCGCAGCGCGGTAGTATCGGCCCGGGGGGCCAGCTGTTGCAGGGTGGTGAGGGCGGCGTGTAGCTGGCGCAGGTGCCCGTCGTAGTAGTCCCGGACCTGCTCGGCGGGCGTTTTGTGCAGCACCGCAAACGAGAACAGCAGTCCGGCCAGGCCCAGCAGCAGCGGCCGGCCCACGCGCCGGCGAAAAGAAAGCAGGTTCATTGAAAGTAGATAGTGGCGTCGGGCAACAGGGCCTGGGCCTGGCGGCAGGCTTCGGGGGTAAAGGCGTTGCCCTTCACGATGATGGTTTTCAGCTTGCGCAGCCGGGCCAGGGAGCGGGGCAGGGCTGTGAGCTGGTTGTCGTTGGCAATGAGCATTTCCAGGTTTTGCAGCCGCCCCAGCTGTTTGGGCAGGGCCTTCAGCTGGTTGCCCGACACAATCAGCACCTTTAGCTGCGCGCACTGGCCCAGGCTGGCGGGCAGGTCGGTTAGCTGGTTGTTGGCCAGGTTCAGCTCTTCCAGACGCGTCAGGGTGCCGAGCCGCGCGGGCAGGCGCTCCAGCCGGTTGTCGTTCAGGTAGGCGTAGCGCAGGCGGCGCAGCTGGCCCAGGGCAGCGGGCAGAAACAGCAGCTGGTTGTGGGAGCCGTCGAAGTATTCCAGCCGCCCCAGCTCACTGAGCTGCTCGGGAAACGAGGTGAAGTTGTTCCAGGCCGCCAGCAGAAACCGCAGGCTGTCGAGGCCGCCGATGCTGGGCGGCAGCTCCCGCAGGGCATTCTGGTCGATTTGCAGCTGGGTCAGGCGGTGCAGGTTGC is a window from the Hymenobacter aquaticus genome containing:
- a CDS encoding leucine-rich repeat domain-containing protein yields the protein MLAGVASQFLRGNACLAQAPPCPAPAAFTLTDALSRPGCVRELNLRGQALEQLPASLDRLPRLRRLYAHENHLRHLPEALTGLDSLQVLFVNKNGLLDLPPALGNLHRLTQLQIDQNALRELPPSIGGLDSLRFLLAAWNNFTSFPEQLSELGRLEYFDGSHNQLLFLPAALGQLRRLRYAYLNDNRLERLPARLGTLTRLEELNLANNQLTDLPASLGQCAQLKVLIVSGNQLKALPKQLGRLQNLEMLIANDNQLTALPRSLARLRKLKTIIVKGNAFTPEACRQAQALLPDATIYFQ